The genomic window CTGAAGGGATTGCCAAAAGTTTCGGAGCGACTGTGGAGGCAACGATTATTGAAGGCTGCCCGACTGTGGAAGTAGATGGTGCGGTTTCAGCAGATATCAGAGAAGCCTTGGAAAAAGAGTTTCCGGGAGATATCTCTTCGCCGGCAGTTGTTGGTATGAATAAGCTTGGGGGATCAGAAGATTTTTCTTATGTGACACAGGAAGTACCTTCAACGATGCTATTGTTAGCTTCAGGACACAGCGAAGAAGGGTATCCTTACTTCGTTCATCATCCCAAGGTAGTATTCGACGAAGCTGTATTGTCTAAAGGCGCCGCAGTTTACGCCATCTCTGCGATGGAGTGGCTGAAGAAAAACAAGTAAGACAAATTCGGTTGTTCGGTCGATTCGTACGCAGCTAGTCAGTGATGAGAACGACTGATCGTTTTTAAACGAGCGTTAGCAGAGGGTAACAGTTTTGATGTTTTAATGAGTACGCCCTTCTCAAAATGGGGAAGGGCTGCTAGAAATAGAAGGGAGCAAGTAAATGGAGTTTTTGAAAGTGGCAAATGGGGTGCCGATGTTAGTTATTTGTACATTAATTATTATACTCGTACTGTTTCAGCCAATTATTATGAGTGTCATGGCACGGAAACGCGCAACCGAAATCGGGTTGACGGATGAGGAAATCAAAAAAGCGATAAAAAGCACAGCAATTTTTTCTTTTATCCCTTCAATTCCAGCGATTGTCGGATATCTGGTGCTGATTCCGGCGCTAGGGAAATACATTCCGTGGATGCGATTAAGTGTGGTTGGTTCGGTTGCTTATGAAGGGATGGTTGCCGATCAGGCAGCAGCAGCTTTTGGTTATGATTTGACAAAAGGCGATTTTCCGATTGATGTCTTTTTAGCGATATTTTTTATCATGAACATTGGAATTATCGGAGGAAATCTATTCAACCTCTTTTTCTTGAAAAGCTATGATACAGGTGTGAAGAAAATCATGAGTCGGAATGCGGCATTGGTTCCGATCATTACAGGAGCAGTATTCGTTACCTTGTACGGGGTGTTTTCGGCAAGATACGTGACAAATATTGAGAATCCTGTTTCATTGATCACGTTTTTAGGTGCGGCTGCTGTAGCATTGGCAGTCAATGGAGCCGCCAAGTCACATCCGAAGCTGAAGGAGCATGCATTCTCCATTAGCTTGATTGCCGGTATGATCATTGCATGTATCGCAAGCCCGTTTTTTAGTTAAGGAGGATGGAAAAAGTGGATAATTTTACAAATAGGATTCATCGAGTTGGACGAGTGACTGTATTTTTCTGTCTGACAGCTTTTGTTTTATCAGCAGTTGTATTGTCTTGGATTTATGGAACCAAGTTGGATTTTCCCGTGATTTTCAAAAATGCGTGGCCAATCGTTTTGACTTTTACGATTGCCGGATTTAGTGAAAATTTGTCCTATGCTCCGATTATTGGACCGGGAGCGTTATATATTTCCTGTATTACCGGGAATCTATCCAACATCAAGGTTCCGGCAGCAATCAATGGCCAAAAGCTGTTGGATTTAGAACCGGGAAGTGAAAAATCAGATGTACTTTCAATTATCATTGTCTCGGTTTGTACAATTGTAACAACTGTTTTGATGTTCTTCGGAATGCT from Enterococcus sp. 9E7_DIV0242 includes these protein-coding regions:
- a CDS encoding DUF5058 family protein, translated to MEFLKVANGVPMLVICTLIIILVLFQPIIMSVMARKRATEIGLTDEEIKKAIKSTAIFSFIPSIPAIVGYLVLIPALGKYIPWMRLSVVGSVAYEGMVADQAAAAFGYDLTKGDFPIDVFLAIFFIMNIGIIGGNLFNLFFLKSYDTGVKKIMSRNAALVPIITGAVFVTLYGVFSARYVTNIENPVSLITFLGAAAVALAVNGAAKSHPKLKEHAFSISLIAGMIIACIASPFFS